One genomic segment of Roseofilum casamattae BLCC-M143 includes these proteins:
- a CDS encoding glycosyltransferase family 4 protein gives MKVVYITPTYFSDRSLIGGAERYASTLASLMAEQTETTLVSFGSERQSSQEGDLNIEVFPVKSPIHGNMMNAIDIRYISSLLKAKIIHVHHIHTLVSDVSCLIGGLLGKRVFVTDHGGGGSLVINHKLPVFRYYTNLVAQSEYTLGSVPDQLRQKAVTIKGGVDTNWFNPTPTIAKEKKILFVGRILPHKGINYLIDGFKLLGASDYKLAIVGRVKGESSEKFYRDLQQLAEDWPVEFIRDADDRRLLYEYRSATVTVLPSVHTTWYGDYTPVPELMGFTLLESQACGTPVVCTDAGAMHEFVNDGKTGSIVEQNSGRAIADALQHFIQLSSQDYEGYRDRCLEWINHNFSWSMVANKHLELYQGVR, from the coding sequence ATGAAGGTCGTTTACATTACTCCAACCTACTTTAGCGATCGCTCTTTGATCGGTGGCGCCGAGCGCTATGCCAGTACTCTCGCTTCCCTGATGGCCGAACAGACAGAGACCACTTTAGTCAGCTTTGGTTCCGAGCGCCAAAGTTCTCAAGAAGGCGATCTGAATATTGAAGTCTTTCCGGTTAAATCTCCGATTCACGGTAACATGATGAATGCGATCGATATTCGCTACATCAGTTCGTTACTCAAGGCAAAAATTATCCACGTCCATCACATCCACACTCTCGTTTCGGATGTGAGTTGTTTAATTGGAGGACTTCTGGGCAAACGAGTGTTCGTCACCGATCATGGTGGAGGAGGTTCCCTGGTCATCAACCATAAATTGCCCGTATTTCGCTACTATACTAACTTAGTTGCTCAATCTGAATATACTCTCGGTTCTGTTCCCGACCAACTGAGGCAAAAAGCTGTCACGATTAAAGGTGGTGTAGATACTAACTGGTTTAATCCAACGCCTACTATTGCCAAAGAAAAAAAGATTCTCTTCGTCGGTAGAATTCTTCCTCATAAAGGAATTAACTATTTAATTGATGGCTTTAAACTCTTGGGAGCATCAGACTATAAGCTCGCTATTGTCGGTCGAGTAAAAGGAGAATCTAGCGAAAAATTTTACCGCGATCTCCAACAACTGGCTGAAGATTGGCCGGTAGAGTTTATTCGGGATGCAGACGATCGCCGCTTGCTTTATGAATACCGCAGTGCGACAGTCACTGTATTGCCCTCAGTCCATACCACCTGGTATGGTGACTATACTCCAGTTCCGGAATTGATGGGATTTACGCTGTTGGAATCTCAAGCGTGCGGTACGCCAGTTGTTTGTACGGATGCAGGAGCCATGCACGAATTTGTCAATGATGGTAAAACAGGATCGATCGTAGAGCAAAACTCCGGCCGAGCGATCGCCGATGCTCTGCAACACTTTATCCAATTATCCTCCCAGGACTATGAAGGATATCGAGACCGCTGTCTCGAATGGATTAACCATAACTTTAGTTGGTCGATGGTCGCGAACAAACACTTAGAACTTTACCAAGGTGTCAGATAA
- a CDS encoding class I SAM-dependent methyltransferase — protein MNPVKQLLTFTDRSLTQLHLQWWDWQNQRNKYSVLPYSPRYWWTRQELVAQLCESTLSNPADWTNLIYQPHFQYYDERLVEYSWAMKQIAKLGKSDRFLDVGCVMNTPYTIGKLIEQFADIHFLNLVSEPLAMQGRISFHSQDIRSCDLPHRSFDCITCISTLEHVGGDNQYNDFSGNGSAEMSANSESGQGLWKPAFTALLQLIKPDGLLLVSMPCGYEKGGVWQKGEYRLGTEELEDFKTLAAQFNREIQLTLMKKTAKGWQETSVEAINTDRDRNEQLRSFGADVVVLVETRME, from the coding sequence ATGAATCCAGTTAAACAACTATTAACCTTTACCGATCGCTCGTTAACGCAACTGCATTTGCAATGGTGGGACTGGCAAAATCAGAGAAATAAGTATAGCGTTCTGCCTTACTCCCCCCGTTATTGGTGGACTCGGCAAGAATTAGTGGCGCAACTTTGCGAGTCAACGTTGTCTAATCCTGCGGATTGGACTAATCTGATTTACCAGCCTCATTTTCAATATTATGACGAGCGATTAGTCGAGTATTCCTGGGCAATGAAACAAATTGCCAAACTCGGTAAAAGCGATCGCTTTCTTGATGTGGGGTGCGTGATGAATACTCCATACACCATCGGCAAGCTAATCGAGCAGTTTGCCGATATTCATTTTCTCAATTTGGTCAGCGAACCTTTAGCCATGCAGGGGCGCATTTCATTCCATTCCCAAGATATCCGCTCCTGCGATTTACCCCATCGTTCATTTGACTGTATTACCTGTATTTCCACCCTCGAACATGTGGGTGGAGATAATCAATATAATGACTTTTCCGGGAATGGATCGGCAGAAATGAGTGCGAATTCGGAGAGCGGGCAAGGGCTGTGGAAACCGGCATTTACTGCTTTACTCCAACTGATAAAACCGGATGGATTATTATTAGTTAGTATGCCTTGCGGATACGAGAAAGGAGGAGTATGGCAAAAAGGAGAATATCGCCTGGGAACTGAAGAATTAGAAGACTTTAAAACCCTAGCAGCTCAATTTAATCGAGAGATTCAACTTACTTTGATGAAAAAGACAGCGAAAGGCTGGCAAGAAACGAGTGTAGAAGCGATAAATACCGATCGCGATCGCAACGAACAACTGCGTTCTTTTGGTGCAGATGTGGTCGTTTTAGTAGAAACTCGAATGGAGTAA